In Labilithrix sp., the following proteins share a genomic window:
- a CDS encoding NADAR family protein, with amino-acid sequence MWTRASLTRHLADGHAVDFFLFYGHTPKVEGAIDRSCLSQWYPAAFEVDGVRYATAEHFMMAEKARLFRDDEALGRILEAATPSEAKRIGRSVRNYDDQAWGRARTHAVVKGNVAKFDQDTALRELLRSTGAAILVEASPRDRIWGIGMGASNPDATNPARWRGQNLLGFALTEARAQLFGASR; translated from the coding sequence ATGTGGACCCGAGCCTCGCTCACCCGGCACCTCGCGGACGGACACGCCGTCGACTTCTTCCTCTTCTACGGGCACACCCCGAAGGTGGAGGGCGCGATCGATCGCTCGTGCCTGAGCCAGTGGTACCCGGCCGCCTTCGAGGTGGACGGCGTCCGCTACGCGACGGCGGAGCACTTCATGATGGCGGAGAAGGCGCGGCTCTTCCGCGACGACGAAGCGCTCGGCCGCATCCTCGAGGCGGCGACGCCGTCGGAGGCGAAGCGCATCGGCCGCTCCGTGCGCAACTACGACGACCAGGCGTGGGGCCGCGCGCGCACGCACGCGGTCGTGAAGGGCAACGTCGCGAAGTTCGATCAGGACACGGCCCTGCGCGAGCTCCTCCGCAGCACGGGCGCGGCGATCCTCGTCGAGGCGTCCCCGCGCGATCGGATCTGGGGCATCGGCATGGGCGCGTCGAACCCCGACGCGACGAACCCGGCGCGCTGGCGCGGCCAGAACCTCCTCGGCTTCGCCCTGACCGAAGCGCGCGCCCAGCTCTTCGGCGCATCACGCTGA
- a CDS encoding calcium-binding protein, with translation MRTLALLVVLGSSLLACAGEIAPEASGQTASQQRADDAEQEQEQEPAKSIDEGAAKADDFPAPTWGLSRGGCLLNEGPDAPGECTVGTERDCPEGFERGFGSSGGPGFCKQKCVNVSGEARWSEPTRDGLYCPYFDTNLNAGKCACNTPLVLSFDGAAVDFATNATGSFDLSRDGVCHGGDWPTAVTPWLALDRDGNGSIDSGAELFGSATKLGNGSFARNGFDALRDLDDNEDGVLDAKDAAFAKIVVWSDRNMDRLSTPNELTSLAEAGVKAIDLHDRREMRCDARGNCEGERSRFTMTDGRRGTVIDVYLVQR, from the coding sequence ATGCGCACCCTCGCTCTCCTGGTCGTCCTCGGCTCTTCCCTCCTTGCGTGCGCGGGCGAGATCGCGCCCGAGGCGTCCGGGCAGACGGCCTCGCAGCAGCGCGCGGACGACGCGGAGCAGGAGCAGGAGCAGGAGCCTGCGAAGAGCATCGACGAGGGCGCCGCGAAGGCGGACGACTTCCCGGCGCCGACGTGGGGGCTCTCGCGGGGCGGTTGCCTCCTCAACGAGGGCCCCGACGCGCCGGGCGAGTGCACCGTCGGGACGGAGCGCGACTGCCCCGAGGGCTTCGAGCGCGGCTTCGGGTCGTCCGGCGGCCCCGGCTTCTGCAAGCAGAAGTGCGTCAACGTCAGCGGCGAGGCGCGCTGGAGCGAGCCGACCCGCGACGGGTTGTACTGCCCGTACTTCGACACGAACCTCAACGCCGGCAAGTGCGCGTGCAACACGCCGCTCGTCCTCTCGTTCGACGGCGCGGCGGTCGACTTCGCGACCAACGCGACCGGCAGCTTCGACCTCTCGCGCGACGGCGTGTGCCACGGCGGCGACTGGCCGACGGCGGTGACGCCTTGGCTCGCGCTCGATCGCGACGGCAACGGCTCGATCGACAGCGGCGCGGAGCTCTTCGGCTCCGCCACGAAGCTCGGGAACGGGAGCTTCGCGCGGAACGGCTTCGACGCGCTCCGCGATCTCGACGACAACGAGGACGGCGTGCTCGACGCGAAGGACGCGGCGTTCGCGAAGATCGTCGTGTGGAGCGATCGCAACATGGACCGCCTCAGCACGCCGAACGAGCTCACGTCCCTCGCCGAGGCGGGCGTGAAGGCGATCGACCTCCACGACCGCCGCGAGATGCGCTGCGACGCGCGCGGCAACTGCGAGGGCGAGCGCAGCCGCTTCACGATGACCGACGGCCGCCGCGGCACCGTGATCGACGTCTACCTCGTGCAGCGCTGA
- a CDS encoding DUF4147 domain-containing protein has protein sequence MSLDATKLESLLQAALAELHPTARVAGALAGLEPLEEVRLVAIGKAAPAMARGALMAWSQSIVETLVVTTDDTNAAGLQVFRAGHPLPDARSVTAADLCFGVAARAASLLVLVSGGASALVCAPAPGVTLKDKRAVTQALLESGAPIADINVVRKHLSRIKGGGLARAAGGVPVYTLAMSDVVKGGLHDVGSGPSVGDPSTVAQARRVVARWAPKYADLPFVKTGRTGANVGGDVVIAPADLARAMSSRLRQRDITVRVLRPSDAPLERLAKEYLRAAKTLAPGHALVRVAEPSLTVTGEGRGGRSTHLATLVGRQLPSGCIFAAFATDGVDGTSDTAGAVVDDTFVARAGEDAIVRALAAFDTGPLHLGLGTAVPTEPTGHNLADLHVLVRTHDGT, from the coding sequence ATGAGCCTCGACGCGACGAAGCTCGAGTCGCTCCTCCAGGCCGCGCTCGCGGAGCTGCATCCGACCGCGCGCGTCGCGGGGGCGCTCGCGGGGCTCGAGCCGCTCGAGGAGGTCCGCCTCGTCGCGATCGGCAAGGCCGCGCCGGCGATGGCGCGCGGCGCGCTCATGGCGTGGAGCCAGAGCATCGTCGAGACGCTCGTGGTGACGACGGACGACACGAACGCGGCGGGGCTCCAGGTCTTCCGCGCGGGGCATCCGCTCCCCGACGCGCGCAGCGTCACCGCGGCGGACCTCTGCTTCGGCGTCGCGGCGCGCGCGGCCTCGCTCCTCGTCCTCGTCTCCGGCGGCGCGTCGGCGCTCGTCTGCGCGCCGGCGCCGGGCGTGACGTTGAAGGACAAGCGCGCGGTGACGCAGGCGCTGCTCGAGAGCGGCGCCCCGATCGCGGACATCAACGTCGTGCGGAAGCACCTCTCGCGGATCAAGGGCGGCGGCCTCGCGCGCGCGGCGGGCGGCGTGCCGGTGTACACGCTCGCGATGAGCGACGTCGTGAAGGGAGGCCTCCACGACGTCGGCTCCGGCCCGAGCGTGGGCGATCCGTCGACCGTCGCGCAGGCCCGTCGCGTCGTCGCGCGCTGGGCGCCGAAGTACGCGGACCTCCCGTTCGTGAAGACGGGGCGGACGGGCGCGAACGTGGGCGGCGACGTCGTCATCGCGCCGGCCGATCTCGCGCGCGCGATGAGCTCGCGCCTCCGCCAGCGCGACATCACCGTGCGCGTGCTCCGCCCGAGCGACGCGCCGCTCGAGCGCCTCGCGAAGGAGTACCTGCGCGCGGCGAAGACGCTCGCGCCGGGGCACGCGCTCGTGCGCGTGGCGGAGCCGTCGCTCACGGTGACGGGCGAGGGGAGGGGAGGCCGCTCGACGCACCTCGCGACGCTGGTGGGTCGTCAGCTCCCGTCCGGCTGCATCTTCGCCGCGTTCGCGACCGACGGCGTCGACGGCACGAGCGACACGGCGGGCGCGGTCGTCGACGACACGTTCGTCGCGCGCGCCGGCGAGGACGCGATCGTGCGCGCCCTCGCTGCGTTCGACACGGGCCCGCTCCACCTCGGCCTCGGCACCGCGGTCCCGACGGAGCCCACGGGCCACAACCTCGCCGACCTTCACGTCCTCGTACGAACGCACGACGGCACGTAG
- a CDS encoding HD domain-containing protein has product MILRDAVHGLVSFETEEERLIPRLMDSPEVQRLRRIRQLGVASYAFPGAEHTRFSHAIGAAHVMKLFLARLRQIHGDLPFWQQVTSERAQEALAAAFLHDVGHGPLSHLFEEAIPGSAHHEEWTERIVLDPSTGVNAVLVSVDPSLPERVAALVRGENPLPYLARAVSGTLDVDRCDYLLRDAHSTGVRYGVFDLDWLFRSLRFAPAEAGKAPGLAIDGAKGLPAIEAFLLARLFMFQQVYLHKATRSAEWMIRTVLARATALVADGMRLEGTPRAIELAAHGQPVTLDDYLELDDSLLFVAMRAWERAKDPALSDIARRARLRALFKTYELFGEQALPDGRAHCLNVAEDIAKKHGLDPKLYVGLDVAADTPFGAESEPLTVVFAKGPARPLSDVSFLLARLAGQVMSRVRLIVAPELRDEIASALAT; this is encoded by the coding sequence ATGATCCTGCGTGATGCGGTGCATGGGCTCGTGTCGTTCGAGACGGAGGAGGAGCGCCTCATCCCGCGCTTGATGGACTCCCCCGAGGTGCAACGCCTCCGGCGCATCCGCCAGCTCGGCGTCGCGTCGTACGCGTTCCCCGGCGCGGAGCACACCCGCTTCTCCCACGCGATCGGCGCGGCGCACGTGATGAAGCTCTTCCTCGCGCGCCTCCGCCAGATCCACGGCGACCTCCCGTTCTGGCAGCAAGTGACGAGCGAGCGCGCGCAGGAGGCGCTCGCGGCCGCGTTCCTCCACGACGTCGGGCACGGGCCGCTCTCGCACCTCTTCGAGGAGGCGATCCCGGGATCGGCGCATCACGAGGAGTGGACCGAGCGCATCGTCCTCGATCCCTCCACCGGCGTGAACGCGGTCCTCGTCTCGGTCGATCCGTCGCTCCCGGAGCGCGTCGCGGCGCTCGTGCGCGGCGAGAACCCGCTCCCGTACCTCGCGCGCGCGGTGAGCGGCACGCTCGACGTCGATCGCTGCGACTACCTCCTCCGCGACGCGCACTCGACCGGCGTCCGCTACGGCGTCTTCGACCTCGACTGGCTCTTCCGCTCGCTCCGCTTCGCCCCCGCCGAGGCGGGCAAGGCGCCGGGCCTCGCGATCGACGGCGCGAAGGGACTCCCCGCGATCGAGGCGTTCCTCCTCGCGCGCCTCTTCATGTTCCAGCAGGTGTATCTCCACAAGGCGACGCGCTCGGCGGAGTGGATGATCCGCACCGTCCTCGCGCGCGCGACCGCGCTCGTCGCCGACGGGATGCGCCTCGAGGGGACCCCGCGCGCGATCGAGCTCGCCGCGCACGGCCAACCGGTGACGCTCGACGACTACCTCGAGCTCGACGACTCGCTCCTCTTCGTCGCGATGCGCGCGTGGGAGCGGGCGAAGGATCCCGCGCTCTCCGACATCGCGCGGCGCGCGCGCCTCCGTGCGCTCTTCAAGACGTACGAGCTGTTCGGCGAGCAGGCCTTGCCCGACGGGCGCGCGCATTGCCTGAACGTCGCGGAGGACATCGCGAAGAAGCACGGGCTCGATCCGAAGCTCTACGTCGGCCTCGACGTCGCCGCCGACACGCCGTTCGGCGCGGAGTCCGAGCCGCTCACCGTCGTCTTCGCGAAGGGACCCGCGCGCCCGCTCAGCGACGTCTCCTTCCTCCTCGCGCGCCTCGCCGGCCAGGTGATGTCGCGGGTCCGCCTCATCGTCGCGCCCGAGCTGCGCGACGAGATCGCGAGCGCGCTCGCGACATGA
- a CDS encoding site-specific DNA-methyltransferase produces the protein MSNRIVHGDVVDVAPTIAAGSADLVYVDPPYSSDRDYVAEARLDGPADGRARRTLAYEDKWSIGSYLEMLAPRIDALCNLLSPRGTIWVHLDWRAAYLVRCILDEIMGRDAFVNEIVWRRAPNLGRQATSGQFGRTLDTIVVYGREEAVLRPPTRLEPIEERAIRWGDDGRPFTSAPRGDYTDASIAKLEKEGRIHRTASGRVYIKYFLVKNEEGVLCRERRIDALWTDVAPLRHAAPSERTGYPTQKPRALLERIVACATEPGSLVVDGFCGSGTTAVAANALGRRAIVCDKSPVAIATTRARLLRDDASIRVERVEGMMTPAAPPPVVEVERSAVRLVSPSEPLAWAIGSEEQGVFRALWHAERVPGSKPVHAAREAHVAERGRLDVRVFGDDGSIGEWSSARV, from the coding sequence TTGTCGAACCGTATCGTTCACGGCGACGTCGTCGACGTCGCGCCGACGATCGCGGCCGGCAGCGCCGACCTCGTCTATGTCGATCCGCCCTATTCGTCCGATCGCGACTACGTCGCGGAGGCGCGGCTCGACGGCCCCGCCGACGGTCGCGCGCGGAGGACGCTCGCGTACGAGGACAAGTGGTCGATCGGCAGCTACCTCGAGATGCTCGCCCCGCGGATCGATGCACTCTGCAATCTCCTCTCGCCCCGCGGGACGATCTGGGTGCACCTCGACTGGCGCGCGGCGTACCTCGTGCGGTGCATCCTCGACGAGATCATGGGACGCGACGCGTTCGTGAACGAGATCGTCTGGCGGCGCGCGCCGAACCTCGGCCGCCAGGCGACGAGCGGGCAGTTCGGGCGCACGCTCGACACGATCGTCGTCTACGGGCGCGAGGAGGCGGTGCTCCGTCCACCGACGCGCCTCGAGCCGATCGAAGAGCGCGCGATCCGCTGGGGCGACGACGGCCGTCCGTTCACGAGCGCGCCGCGCGGCGACTACACCGACGCGTCGATCGCGAAGCTCGAGAAGGAGGGGCGCATCCATCGCACCGCCTCCGGTCGCGTGTACATCAAGTACTTCCTCGTGAAGAACGAGGAGGGCGTGCTCTGCCGCGAGCGGCGCATCGACGCCCTCTGGACCGACGTCGCGCCGCTCCGTCACGCCGCGCCGTCGGAGCGGACGGGGTACCCGACCCAGAAGCCGCGCGCGCTCCTCGAGCGCATCGTCGCGTGCGCGACCGAGCCGGGGAGCCTCGTCGTCGACGGCTTCTGCGGCAGCGGCACGACCGCGGTCGCGGCGAACGCGCTCGGCCGGCGCGCGATCGTCTGCGACAAGAGCCCGGTCGCGATCGCGACGACGCGCGCGCGCCTCCTCCGCGACGACGCGTCGATCCGCGTCGAGCGCGTGGAGGGCATGATGACGCCGGCCGCGCCGCCGCCGGTCGTGGAGGTCGAGCGCTCGGCGGTGCGGCTCGTCTCGCCGAGCGAGCCGCTCGCGTGGGCGATCGGGAGCGAGGAGCAGGGCGTGTTCCGCGCGCTCTGGCACGCCGAGCGCGTGCCGGGCTCGAAGCCGGTCCACGCCGCGCGGGAGGCGCACGTCGCGGAGCGAGGACGTCTCGACGTGCGCGTCTTCGGCGACGACGGTTCGATCGGCGAATGGAGCTCGGCGCGAGTATGA
- the lysA gene encoding diaminopimelate decarboxylase: protein MTATRRDAQGVLTLGGVSLAGLGRYEGIGTPTYVYDLDGIAANAKALEAAFEGESHLVAYAVKANSAGPIVRTLAAEGCGADVVSGPELVLAQRCGIAAEKIIYSGVAKADDELDLAIGMGERGIRAINVESVEEIVRVAARAKALGRVARVTMRINPGVEEDVIDTHRHITTGHDDAKFGIPLSTLNDAVGAALAAPAQVRVVGIAAHAGSQLTAMESYLASARKVFETAKELRGRFALELVDTGGGFGIDYGEGCPVTPADFIRAVRAAKREAGLDDLAFFCEPGRSLVGAQGILLARVIQVKVAPERRWLMIDAGMNDLMRPALYQAFHRIVPVTMPAGATPVPMRVVGPVCESSDDFGVHELPSQPFEDVAILDAGAYGFSMASRYNGRAVPAEMFLAGGKVREVRARKPATDWVDDRM, encoded by the coding sequence ATGACCGCTACGCGCCGCGACGCCCAGGGCGTCCTCACGCTCGGGGGCGTCTCGCTCGCCGGCCTCGGCCGGTACGAGGGCATCGGCACCCCCACGTACGTCTACGACCTCGACGGCATCGCCGCGAACGCGAAGGCGCTCGAGGCGGCGTTCGAGGGGGAGAGCCACCTCGTCGCGTACGCGGTCAAGGCCAACAGCGCGGGCCCGATCGTGCGTACGCTCGCGGCGGAGGGCTGCGGCGCGGACGTGGTGAGCGGCCCCGAGCTCGTCCTCGCTCAGCGCTGCGGGATCGCGGCGGAGAAGATCATCTACAGCGGCGTCGCGAAGGCGGACGACGAGCTCGACCTCGCGATCGGCATGGGCGAGCGCGGCATCCGCGCGATCAACGTCGAGAGCGTCGAGGAGATCGTCCGCGTCGCCGCGCGCGCGAAGGCGCTCGGCCGCGTCGCGCGCGTCACGATGCGCATCAACCCCGGCGTCGAAGAGGACGTCATCGACACGCACCGGCACATCACGACCGGGCACGACGACGCGAAGTTCGGGATCCCGCTCTCGACCCTGAACGACGCCGTCGGCGCGGCGCTCGCGGCCCCCGCGCAGGTGCGCGTCGTCGGCATCGCGGCGCACGCCGGCTCGCAGCTCACCGCGATGGAGTCGTACCTCGCGTCGGCGCGGAAGGTCTTCGAGACGGCGAAGGAGCTCCGCGGCCGCTTCGCGCTCGAGCTCGTCGACACCGGCGGCGGCTTCGGCATCGACTACGGCGAGGGCTGCCCCGTCACGCCGGCGGACTTCATCCGCGCGGTGCGCGCCGCGAAGCGCGAGGCGGGGCTCGACGACCTCGCGTTCTTCTGCGAGCCGGGCCGCTCGCTCGTGGGCGCGCAAGGGATCCTCCTCGCGCGCGTCATCCAGGTGAAGGTCGCGCCCGAGCGGCGCTGGCTCATGATCGACGCGGGCATGAACGACCTCATGCGTCCTGCCCTCTACCAGGCCTTTCACCGCATCGTGCCCGTCACGATGCCCGCCGGCGCGACGCCGGTCCCGATGCGCGTCGTCGGCCCCGTGTGCGAGAGCTCCGACGATTTCGGCGTGCACGAGCTTCCGTCGCAGCCGTTCGAGGACGTCGCGATCCTCGACGCCGGCGCGTACGGCTTCTCGATGGCGAGCCGTTACAACGGCCGCGCCGTTCCGGCGGAGATGTTCCTCGCCGGCGGCAAGGTGCGCGAGGTCCGCGCGCGGAAGCCGGCGACGGACTGGGTCGACGACCGGATGTAA
- the pyk gene encoding pyruvate kinase, with protein MAIRRAKLVCTLGPACNSVEGLKGLIDAGMDVARLNFSHGSHEDHAGQFQRLREASAAKNKPVAALQDLCGPKIRTGTFPAPFDLKTGAEVDLIEGNGVGDENNIYIQYEGLGEDVHVGDRVMFDDGRIVMHTLATQKDRIRVKVTQGGGMRNRVGVHLPTRTMRISPLTEKDKTDLGFGLSLGVDYVALSFVRRADDIRLVREICEEWGKPTPVIAKIETPDAIENLESIIAASDGVMVARGDLGVEFPPERVPVIQRQILLVARRVRRPVIVATEMLESMKTSTRPTRAEASDVANAVFSGADALMLSGETATGDHPNIAAGMMSAIAMEAEKSPFFEAAPYATRATSVAEAIARGAVNTAREIGARFLVAFTESGSSAMNVSLARPPVPIIAFSPNPSTRRRMALLWGVIPRELPQLTDTDALVDWVTGDLMANGLASPGERVVIVFGAPLGVSGSTNSIRVHVIG; from the coding sequence ATGGCCATCCGACGCGCCAAGCTCGTGTGCACGCTCGGCCCCGCGTGCAACTCGGTCGAGGGCCTCAAGGGTCTCATCGACGCGGGGATGGACGTCGCGCGCCTCAACTTCTCGCACGGCAGCCACGAGGACCACGCCGGCCAGTTCCAGCGCCTCCGCGAGGCGAGCGCGGCGAAGAACAAGCCCGTCGCGGCGCTCCAGGACCTGTGCGGCCCGAAGATCCGCACCGGCACCTTCCCCGCCCCGTTCGATCTCAAGACCGGCGCCGAGGTCGACCTCATCGAGGGCAACGGCGTCGGCGACGAGAACAACATCTACATCCAGTACGAGGGCCTCGGCGAGGACGTGCACGTCGGCGACCGCGTCATGTTCGACGACGGCCGCATCGTGATGCACACGCTCGCGACGCAGAAGGACCGCATCCGGGTGAAGGTCACCCAGGGCGGCGGGATGCGCAACCGCGTCGGCGTGCACCTCCCGACGCGCACGATGCGCATCAGCCCGCTCACGGAGAAGGACAAGACGGACCTCGGCTTCGGGCTCTCGCTCGGCGTCGACTACGTCGCGCTCTCGTTCGTCCGCCGCGCCGACGACATCCGCCTCGTCCGCGAGATCTGCGAGGAGTGGGGCAAGCCCACGCCCGTCATCGCGAAGATCGAGACCCCGGACGCGATCGAGAACCTCGAGAGCATCATCGCCGCGTCCGACGGCGTGATGGTCGCGCGCGGCGACCTCGGGGTGGAGTTCCCGCCCGAGCGCGTGCCCGTCATCCAGCGCCAGATCCTGCTCGTCGCGCGCCGCGTCCGCCGCCCCGTCATCGTCGCGACGGAGATGCTCGAGTCGATGAAGACGAGCACGCGGCCCACGCGCGCGGAGGCGAGCGACGTCGCGAACGCGGTGTTCTCCGGCGCCGACGCGCTCATGCTCTCGGGCGAGACCGCGACCGGCGACCACCCCAACATCGCCGCCGGCATGATGAGCGCGATCGCGATGGAGGCGGAGAAGAGCCCGTTCTTCGAGGCCGCGCCGTACGCGACGCGCGCGACGAGCGTGGCGGAGGCGATCGCGCGCGGCGCGGTGAACACCGCGCGCGAGATCGGCGCGCGCTTCCTCGTCGCCTTCACCGAGAGCGGCTCGTCCGCGATGAACGTGAGCCTCGCGCGCCCGCCGGTGCCGATCATCGCGTTCTCGCCGAACCCCTCCACCCGCCGTCGCATGGCGCTGCTCTGGGGCGTCATCCCGCGCGAGCTGCCCCAGCTCACCGACACCGACGCGCTCGTCGACTGGGTCACGGGCGACCTCATGGCGAACGGCCTCGCCTCCCCCGGCGAGCGCGTCGTCATCGTGTTCGGCGCTCCCCTCGGCGTGAGCGGCTCGACCAACTCGATCCGCGTGCACGTCATCGGTTGA